Within Butyrivibrio fibrisolvens, the genomic segment ATCTTACCCCATCTATAAAAAGAATAATAGGCATCCTTGAAGGGACAGAAGATAAACTCTGGGGCAAGACTGAAACAGGTACAGTCAGCATCAGACGAAAGGATCTTTTGTACCTTGAATCTGTTGACGATAAGCTTTTTGCTTATACAGGGGACAAGGTCCTTAGGATAGACGGAAGCCTTAACTCATTTATGGAGGATTTTGATGACGGCACCTTTTTTAGGTGCAGTAAATCCATGGTCATCAACGTCGGCAGGGTCAAAGCTTTAAAGAGCCTCTCATCCAACAGGATCGATGCCACTATGGAAGGCGGAGAGCATATCATCATATCCAGAAGATATGCTTCAGAATTCAGAAGACTTTTAAAAGGAGGCAGAGGATGAAAAAAGAAGGAAAGCCTACTTTGTGGGAACTGTATCTTACCAAAGAGATCGGGATTGAATTCAAGGCATGTTTGTACTTTTTTGCATTCCTGTTCTATTACTGCGTATACAGGATCATAAACGGAGTCTACAACGCCAGTATCCTGCATATGACCGAACTTATACTCATATGTTATGTCATAGGATATGTTCAGGTATATCTGCTGTGGAATTTTGATGAATCGGACAAACTGGGAGTCAGGGAAGTTATAGGTATGGTCATATGTACGGCTGTCTACTGCGTATCATCATGGCTTTTCGACTGGTTTTCAAGAGATCTATTAGTGACGCTTTTATTCGCAGCATATATCCTTCTTGTATATTTCTGTGTATATCTGATATATAAATACAAGCGCATCATCGATGATAAAAAACTCAATGAAGATCTGAAACTTTTTCAGGCCCATCACAAAAAAAGTGAATGATAAAGGCAAAAAAGTGCACCTTACGGGAACATGTATTGTTCCCGTTTTTTTTATCTGTTATGAATAAGATATAGATAAGGCGTCATGAAAGAATAATGAAGTAAATCGGAGGATCATATGAAAGAAATTGCAAAAGGTCAAAAAGTAATAGAGATAAGCAATCTTACTAAAAGCTATGGAAAGCAAAGGGGCGTTATAGACGTATCTCTAAGCGTAGAGAAAGGGGATATATTCGGATTCATAGGACCAAATGGTGCCGGCAAGTCCACAACTATAAGGTCCATGCTTGGATTCTTAAAATTCAGTCAGGGTAGTATCAGGATACTGGGCATGGACAGCGTTAAGAATCATGAGGATATCTTAAAAGAAGTTGGCTACATGCCTTCGGAAGCATGGTTCTATGACTCCATGAAAGTCAGAGACGTAATAAAATATGCAGCTGATATAAGAGGACTTAACTGCAGCAGCGAAGCTGATAAGATCTGCGAAAAGCTAAAGCTTGACACTAATAAGAGGATCAAGCAGCTGTCTCTTGGTAATAGAAAGAAAGTCAGTATAGTATGTGCCATGCAGCATAAGCCAAGTCTTTTCATTTTCGATGAGCCAACAGGTGGCCTGGATCCCCTTATTCAGAAGAACTTCTTCGAACTGATACATGAATATGTGGATAATGGTGCGACATGCCTTTTGTCAACACATGTGCTGTCAGAAGTTGATAAGTACTGTACCAAAGCTGCCATCATGAGAGAGGGAAGGCTTACGATGCTGGATACGCCGCATATTGATGATGAGACTTTTTTGAGTTTCTATGAAGATTAAAAAGAAGGTCGGAAAGAAAATCTGAAAAGATCAAAAAAGAAAATCAAAAAGACCAATAAGAAGATCAAATAGATAATCCAAAAGACTAAAAAACAAGAATAAAAGATAAAATGAAAAGAATACTAAAAGAAAACTGATAACAGAATAGCATACATTTTTGAATCTTTGATTCATAAATGTATAGAAAATG encodes:
- a CDS encoding LytTR family DNA-binding domain-containing protein, whose translation is MKTDIMQITEGEEYVRIRYKDLTPSIKRIIGILEGTEDKLWGKTETGTVSIRRKDLLYLESVDDKLFAYTGDKVLRIDGSLNSFMEDFDDGTFFRCSKSMVINVGRVKALKSLSSNRIDATMEGGEHIIISRRYASEFRRLLKGGRG
- a CDS encoding DUF3021 family protein, translated to MKKEGKPTLWELYLTKEIGIEFKACLYFFAFLFYYCVYRIINGVYNASILHMTELILICYVIGYVQVYLLWNFDESDKLGVREVIGMVICTAVYCVSSWLFDWFSRDLLVTLLFAAYILLVYFCVYLIYKYKRIIDDKKLNEDLKLFQAHHKKSE
- a CDS encoding ABC transporter ATP-binding protein translates to MKEIAKGQKVIEISNLTKSYGKQRGVIDVSLSVEKGDIFGFIGPNGAGKSTTIRSMLGFLKFSQGSIRILGMDSVKNHEDILKEVGYMPSEAWFYDSMKVRDVIKYAADIRGLNCSSEADKICEKLKLDTNKRIKQLSLGNRKKVSIVCAMQHKPSLFIFDEPTGGLDPLIQKNFFELIHEYVDNGATCLLSTHVLSEVDKYCTKAAIMREGRLTMLDTPHIDDETFLSFYED